Within the Scomber scombrus chromosome 4, fScoSco1.1, whole genome shotgun sequence genome, the region TCACCAAGGTTCACCTctagagccacagaagacataCAGATGTTTTCACAGCCTCATCACTCATAAAGAGGAAGTCTCATTTGACACAGAAAGCTCTTGTATAAAATCAGAGTTCCTCCTGAAGTCAACAAGCGATAGGACAGTTGAgctctgtgtgcttgtgtcttATGACTAGCTTGCCTTTTCCTGTAACTGTGTGAGCTTCTCCTGCAGAGCGTCTCTCTGCTCTGTCAGCTCAGCCACCTCTCTGCTGTGCTGCTCTTTAGCCGAGGCCAATGCCTGCTCACACTTCCCCTTCcactcctcctccagctccgcCTGCAGCTGAGACAACTGCAGCACATTACATAGCAATGTTAAAAATCTAACAGGTCTTGTGAGACTGATAACAAGTCATTAAAGCATCATATGAACAATGATATTTCTGCCTCTTCACTGCATCCAACCTGTTCCGATGCGGCGTTGTCAGTGCTAGTCCTGGCTTTGCGAAGCTGTACTCGGAGGTTGTCCAGTTCCTGTTGGTTGTTCCTGCGgagctcctccacctcctcgtCCCGTTGCTGGCGCTCAGCTTGccacttcttcttcctttcagaAAGAGTCTGAAAAGAAAGGATACCAACTGTTTGTCAGCATGTACAGAACACCTACTTTATATTTCAAAGAGTGTTTGCCTGAATACTTTCTAAGTCTTTAACATATTGTCCGTGTGTCCTGTGAGTTTTCATAGTATCTATGGTAACATCTATATAGAGTGcaatttgtgaaaaaaaatggggggggggtgttttggaaatgtttttattcatgaaaataaatcagaatcACATCTGGCCTATAGACGATGAAGCCTATAAGCTGTTTCTTGCAGCTGTTACAGtgacatttataaataattatgaactttaataaaacaattacagAACTTGAACTTGCATGTAACGGAATATTTtagtccatttaaaaaaaattgaactgTTTGCACTATAGACTGTTCTCACGTTGCAGCTTCAGTTAGATATTTTTAGGAGCCAACTTCTATTTCAGATATCTTATATGGTCTATAGGTGAAGAAGCATAAATCACTATGTGGGGGATAGATTTTTGCTCCCACTGGGGATAAAAATAACTCAGCAGAGGCAGGTATATacaccagagggggggggggatgttcACCCTGGCAAATCGCACCCTGCTTCTATGTACTGTAACATAAAGTTCATAACCTGAGTGCAAGTCTCCCCTACCTGAGGATAAACATGTGAAGAGTACTCACTCGTTCCAGGCTTTCTTTGTCAGTCTTCAGGTCTTGCAGTTCCTCCTCCATGTTGTTGACTCTCAGCTCCATCTCTTTGCGTTTTTGCTTTTCTGAGCGGTACTGAGCCTGGGCTCTTTCGGCTGCCTCCTTCAGctctgaaatacacacacacacagagtgtgtCTCAGAGAAAGCTCAATTTGAGTCTGCATTTTTCAGTTCTTCACAGCTGGTTTAAAAAGTAATTGAGCtattgacacacaaaaaaaaaaaaagataaaacagctTTCTGCAGCACAATCTACAGTCGCAGCAGACTCACCTGTTGTTCACAGGTGTACAACATCTACCAACAACCAGCAACCATATACAAAAGCCATAACTGATACTGTTTGATAtctgtatgaaaatgtaaaatacacacCAGTTGTCAGTTTAGTTAGATGGTTTGTTTGTTGAAGAGAAGTTTTAAAGAGGTGTTCACTCAATTGTATGGTCACTTTGAGAGTAGTAGTTTGTTCTACTATTGAACTGATTTGCATTATACTGAGAAATGTGGCAAAGCTTTTAGATTTAGAGCGGATTTTTTAATTAGAATACATCAAAATCTACTGTACGTCTTCCAAAATGATAATTAAGCGTTAACCCTTCTCTAAAATAGCTGAACATTAGAACCTTTATGAAGGTAGGATTTACTGCAGGACTCTTATATTACACTGTATAAGATGAGCAAAACACCTAGTGAAATGTTCAatgttaaaggaccagtatgtagAAAATAGTggtattatattccatttctgccaagtctgttttGGTAGATGGCACCaaatctacacactgcacctttaagatcAAATTCCACAAACCTTCCAGCTGTGTTTCCAGGGCGGCAATGCGTTGGCAGTGGCTCTCAGAGTCCTGCAGCGCTGAGTTCAGTGTAGTCTGCAGCTCCGCAGCCTTCTGCTGCTGCGCCaaagcttccagctgcagctgaGACAGCCGGGATGTAGCCGAAGCCAGATCCTCCGTCAGACGACCCTGATGGAGAAacgcagaggaggagggggacaaAAAAGGGGGGTTGAGAAGAGCTAAATGTACCGGCGGCGGTTTACAGCAAAGTAAAAAGCCCGGGCAACACAGAGACAGTGGAACAAGGCAGTGACGGCCTGGATGAGTGGCTACTGGGGCTAGTGGAGTAACCTGTGGGAGAGAAGTGGCAGGTGAGTGATGGCTGATGGAAAAAATAGaccaaaagggggaaaaaaagaataaagaaaagttAGTTAAAATGTTAGTGGAGAATGATATAAACAGGATGATTCAGATCTGGGTCAAACAGTAGTTACACTCCATTCTTCAGATTTTGTGTAACTGTCtaagtgagaaaagaaaaatatttacattgatTTATAGTGTTCTGTGACTTTAGGGGTTGGTGGAAATGATATAGGACATAATAACATATAGATTTAAAGCAAATCCCTCTTGAGCTGAAGCCGATAACAACAAATGTTTGATCAAGACTTAAAAGAAAGATTCGGATGCAGTGAAGCAAACAGATGACTTTGAGAGCACTCAGCCTTTTTCACTctgtcatttcttttcttttttcttgcagaTACTATTTGACCGCAGTCTGGTAGCAGTACACAGAGAAAACAGGCTCACCTGGCCGGAGCTCAGGTCCTGAGGCAGTGCATGCTGAGAAGAGAGAGCAGTAAATGCTGGATTTTCCTCAGAATAACCAGGCAGAGAGCAGTTATCATCAGCATCAGATTTGTAACAGGGAACggtaaattattaaataaatgcaaaaccttgtacagtgtgtgtgtgtgtgttcaagatCACTTCAAACAGGAGATAATGATGCAGGTGCTCTTTAGTTTCTAATCAAATTCATCACTTATCTCTCATACAGATCAGGATTACagtaatgttaatgttagcATTATTCAAATTGGGAGAACCCACACAGCTACATGACAACTGTGGATTGTATCATTCCCACATGCTAAGTCAAAGCCACATGCACAGTGTGGAGGTGTGTGTCAGTCAGATCAATCACCCCAAGACCCATAATGCAAGATCTTGATATTGATATCTAAAGACATGATCATTTCAGAAATACACATTATCCAACATTCATTTCTGTTGgaaatgaagttttttttaaaaacataataactGCCTTGTGGACTAACCACTgccattattaaaaaaagacaaatacatcTGATTGACAAGAGCTGTGACACTGTTAACACAGTAGTTGGTAAACTGCCAGTCCACCTCAAGGTGTAATTATCAGTCTTTACAGTTTGAGCACTTGGTGTTTCCAGCAGGTGGTGATTAGAGGAAATGCTGTCAATTCATCTTCCATGAAGGCAGGATGTAACTAACTTATTAGACCCGACTGAAACCTAATACTCTTTGTCAGTGACTTTGAGATGTCATCTTCATAGTTGCCACCAAAACCAAAGTGATCGCAACTTTGACACTTTTTGgcaagtgaaaaagaaaaagaatacaaaaatgATAGTTTAAGTGGATCACATTTACTACTACTTTTTGCAGTACGTCCTTTAAGTATTACCAAAGAATAAACACATGCCTGTTATAGTGTCATAGTGAAGAtctaagaaggaaaaaacacacaaagggaACAGAGATTACTCCACAGTACCAGTTGCCCTGCATTTTCATCAGTCTGGAGAAGCTCTCACCTTGTCCTGCTCTGCCTGCAGTAGTCGGGCCTGATTCTGTTCACTCGAAGATTTGAGGGAGTCGTTCCTCTGTTCCAGAAGCAGGTTGCTCTGCTCCATGTAGCTGGACAACCACAACACCACCACATTAGGTccactttaaacacatttctcattAAAAGCATACTTCTAAGTCACTTGGAGAAGCATATTGGTATCTACTGGAAAGTGCTTTCATGGTTTTATTCATAATTATCAAACAGAATCCAAAGTCTAAGCTACAAAAATACAATGTCTGAATTTTTTAAGGTAAAGCTTTGGGTACCCAAATGATTGGTCCTGGGCCCTATGTTTTTTTCTATCTACATGCTTTCCCTTGTTAAATCATTTGCAAATATggtattattgttattgctaCACAGCTATGCGTAGCTGTAAAGCCAAATAACCTTTCCCAACTCCTATATTTACTACACTACTGGAAATTGTGGTAGGACATGATATTCAGGCCTTCTCGCAGCCATAATTGTgactatttgacattttctgtctcACCTCTGGTTCTGGTTAATGAGCTCACCGATCTTGCGGTTTTGCTCCTCAATACGAGAGCTTTTCTCAAAGACTTCCTTCTTTAAACATTCGTtttcctaaaaaacaaacacagcagtcaGAACAATTTGATTCACTCATGAAGCAGCAGAACAACATAGAAAGAAGTCggtatttgtgttttaaaacaagCTGAGCACAAAACATCAGGCACTGCACAACTGGACGATATACCTGAATGATTCTCTGGATGTTGTGCATGATCATGGAGGTTTCCATCGACATATTAGGAACACCCATGGAGACACTTCCTTGTCTTTGAAGGTCATCTATCTgttgaagaagaaaacaaacatgactgTATCACCTTTCATTCAAGCTGCTTCATGAACCGTCTTGGACACTGAGGTAATACCTTTGAGGCTAGATGATCCACTTTATCTGCTACTTTTCCCACACATAACCGGATCTCTGTGTTGTGCTGCCGAGCCTCGGTCATCAAGAAGGAAGTCACATCACTGGAGcctgaagaaaacaaaacaaattgtaCTACATATTCTATAAAACATTAACTAAACCTCACACTCTTCTGGTTTGATCATAATGGCTTTCGTAACCACTGAATTGAGCAGTCTTACCCATGTAGGGAACAGTTTGTGCAGGGTACACCTGGCCAACAGGCTGCAGCTGGGTTGGAGCTGCAGAGCTCTGTGTGTAGGAGTAAGGCTATGAAACAACATAATATAACAGCTGATTTAAAGAGATAACAccacatttgtcttttttcttatGATGACTTATTGTTGGAAAACTTGTAGAAAAGGCAGCCAGATCTAACCTGAAAGGCGTGGGTGTTGCCTGGTAACCCAGGCTGTGGGGCAACAGTGGTCATGACAGGAATTAAGGCAGAAGGCTGAGCAGTGTGAGGATGGGGATGTACTGCAGGAGGAACTACAAAATGTAACAGTAAAATGgtgaaatgtacagtacatcatAATAAgaatttgtgttgtttgttatCAAGTGGTTGTAAGTGGACAAATGTTACCATGTGCTGAACCTGGAGCAGCAGTGGAGATCTGCACGGGAGACGGAGCAGCAGGTCGTTCCTTCGCTCTGACGCCGCTGGTGTCCTGCAGAAAATCACAAGGTGACACAACTCACTACTGACACCACATGTTGAAAGTTTGGTACTGCACTTCCATACAATTTGGGCATTGTCAAGAGACAAAGGATGGTCAAATCAGGGCAGCAGAGGCTGAAATATCTAACTTTAAACCACTAAAATATGGGTCAAGCTCCCAAAACAATGGATCCTACACTTCTCATAGTGCAACTCAGCAGCATGTTGCATTAGACTGTCACTGTTTGGTAAATGCCCACATCTTGCATCAACAAGCCTGAGCAATCACTTGAGTAATAGTTATACATTTGGTGTTTTAGTAAGTATATATGGCAATAGGACGGTGTATACAGGATTAGGAAACATAGTCTATCACAATACTACTAGGTTTAATTTATTGTAAGTTTGTGTCTGTTGAtattaagaaaaatgtagaatactGCTGCTCATATTGTTTAAGATCTACAGGTCATTAAACCCTTCCATTACAGGATTCTGTCGACCCACCTCCAGCTCAGAGTCGCTCGATTCTGGTTGGCTGGTCGCTCCTGCCAGAAAAGGCAACATGGGCTGACCCATCTTCGCCATGCGAGAGATCAGCTTGGCCTTTGTGGCGTCTGGATTCTGAAGTTGAAAAAGGTTTGGACGCATTCCATTAAATATAGTTTCCCAACAACGGAATACCAGAATACATTAAGATTAAGAAGTGTTTCATTAATCAGGAGCGAGTGTACTTACTGCCAGCTGTTCACTGAGGGAGTTTGACTTTGCACGAAGTGGCGGCTCCCTGGGGAAAGAATAGAGCAAAGACTAATCAGCTTAGATGACAAGGAGTTATAATGCTGTTAACCACTTCCTGAGGCTGAAATCTCACCCTGGTCTGCCTGGGCCCGAGGCAGCCGGCTGTACTGGGGCCTCTGGAGCCAGATTCTCCACACTGGGGGCTGGGGACGGAGCTAGGGAGGAAGCAGCCGAGTCTCTGGCGCTGGCCCGATCAGACCCACTTTCCTTGGAAAACTTAacctaaaacacaaaaaaacagatgagagGACAGAACCCAATCTGCAAAAACCCTTCATATCTAACAGAAAACGCTCTCATTTTTATcaatattaaaaacaactaGTGTAAGCTACAGCTCCATAAACACAGATATAGCTAAGTAATGCTATGACTTGAAGAAGAATGTTTAAGTATGTCAGAAAATGTCCAGAAGGTGTTACCCGTCGAAGCTCTGCTTCAAAAATCAGAGTGCTGTTAGCCGGGATGCGGTCAGGGATTCCCTTAGATCCGTAGGCAAGGTTGGGTGGGATAATAATAAGACGACGGCCAGCCTTCTTCATCCCCAGcatcccttcctcccatccctATTCAaacagaggacaggaagagaaCTGATGTGGCAGTAACAACAAGGCAGCAGTAATAGGCagtccctctttctctctctttgattGAATTCTGACGACACCTGTGGGAAGGATGTAGCACACTAGCACATGAAAAGGTATATATTTAATATGGTTGCCAATAtcacaaaaaatgtgtctttaccTTATTAGTTAGTAAGAAAAGTTAAACATATTCAGGGACTATGGTTGAGTTGAGTTTGgaactgttgtttttgtttatttacattttctttttttaagttgtcTCAATTCCCCCTTCTTGgttaattaaaaagagaaacagactgTGACTTCAGGCTGTTGATATTATAAGAGGAAGTAACACctgtcacagcagcagtgtAATTTGATAAACACTCGGACATGATCCATATAAGAGGAAGAAGTGCTTCCCCTGTACTGAGTTCTGAGTGTTTGTTTTCCCCATTAAATCTTTGGAGAAAAGACATTACTGCAATTCAATGTTCTTCATATTTGTTAAATTTGTTCTATTGATtatatacatacaatatatacaaCAGCTTTGCCATCAATTTTTCATTTACAgcttgattatttatttatcatcagctttttattatcatttatttataatcagctttatttattatttatttattatcagctTTATAATTTcagcttatacatttttaatttgtgtagacattgtcagaaaggtgataattccactttatgattattattattattgatgttgAAGCAggtggtgttcctaatattttgtcccctccattaacatacatgagctGAGccaaatattaggaacacttttcaatacatgcactccagtacaccaccacccactatgacctcaattataaacataaagtagaattatcaacaataactgaaaatgtatacacttcaaaaaagtagaattaataacagagctgttgtattggattgaattagattgtattggattgaattagaagGGTATCATGTAGCACAGACCCGGATGATTATTCACTACGTAATAGAGGCATAGTGAGGGATTATTGGATGCCTTTATATCGACGCCGTAATGTGTTTACAGCTGATCTGCAGGTAACAGATACATTATaaatcatcatgtttacaaaTTAATTATGACTcacatttggggttttttgctTGTAAATATCAGCCAAATGCACCAAAATGTTACCTCCAAAATATCTTTGATATCATAGTATATTGTAAGAAATTAGATtgtaattaaagtttaaaaaaaaaaaaaaaaaaaaaaaatgtatataaaactaaactaaaacagtgattgtgttAAAAGAAGTTTTACCAGGGATTGTTTGGACAGTCTGTGTTGACTTACTTTAATCACTTTTCCAGCTCCAAGCTTGAGTCGTAGCAGCTTGTCTTTGTTCTGGTTGGAGTCAAAGACCTGgaaattgttttcacattttatgagTGACGCACCGTCTTGTCCAAAAGACCCACGAGAACTGGACACGAAATTGATGAAATAACAGATTAAGAGGGTTATCACCTGTCCGAAGGTTTGATTCTGCAGGAGCCAGCCTGTGTACACCACCTCCAGAGAGTCTCCATTCTCCACAGCCTGGCCCTCCCCGATCGTCACATCCTGAAACACTGCCGTATCTAAGGAGGAGGCGCTGTTTGCTTTCGCCAAACACACCTGACACgaacaaaaggaaagaagtCATCATCTAATAAACAACATCACTTAATCAACTTGACACCAGTGCAGTTCAGACAGATAAAGAGTTCTTGCAGATCAGTCCTGATACTGGTGGACTCTGTGCTGTCAACACAAACAGCCTGTTTGCTTAGTCACTCACACTGCTGGTCAAACAGTTACTGTGTCATTTACCTCTTTGCAGAAGTCTGCTGAAGCTTTCTCTGACTCAAACATCAGAGACCAATTCTGCCTCTGGTCATCATAAAAAGTGCAGTAGTTGTTAAGCTGAAcctgcaggagagacagaaCATGTGGTCAGACTCACGGAGAGGATAAAACAAGTCAGCTACAAAATGTCTGTTAGACTTTTTAATTGTaatcaatgaattaaaaaaaatctataacaCTGTTAGAAATTGATTAATTCaatgtacatttaaatgaatgaaatgaaaaaaatctaactAATAATATCAAGTTCCTTACCGTGTTTTTAACTAATAATCACATTTGCACCTAGTTAAATTAAAGTTCACATTTATTCTCATTTAGTTTCATAATTTAATGAAACCAAGCCAGAGGTAAAAGGAGGGTGATTATTGGACCTGCATTAGTACACAAACTCCAGATGAACACTCATTTTGCTCTGTGCCTTAAAAGCCAAAGTAAAGTCTCCTACGAGTCAAGGGTTAATAAAGTTGATAAGATCAAATGAATCCTGTAAGGGCTACTTACTAATATGTCTGTTTATGATATTCCATCTGACTATTCATCTGTGGGgattttttacagtttcaatTTTGTGagattttgctttattttaaagatgtgaaccCACACCTCAGAAACAggagctctgattggctggctgaAGTGTATTTATGAGGAAATTGTGTAGGGTGGGGACAAAGACTAaacttaaatattattaaattaaagagtacagtctagacctgctctaggtgaaaagtgccttgagattacattcgttgtgatttggtgctttgtaaataaagattgattgattgacttgtGTCATTTAGTAGAATGTACTGTACTAATTAGAAAGTACTGTATATTGACAGATCAGGATCAGGAGAATACAATAATCAGACAAGCAGCATTACTGTGGAGATTATTTATAACAAAAGAAACTCAAATTTCAACAGCTTTGAACTTTCTTCTGTTGAGACACATTTTAAGCCCTAAAAGGTGATGTGTCTTTAGATACACTGACTAGTCAACCCATCAGTATGAATTGAGATATTCAGTCATGCTTCTCCATATGCATCCAACATCCTTTATGTCTCTGCTCACCGTGAAAGCGAAGCCGGCTTGAATCTTGGCAGCGGTCACTTGTTTCTGCTGGCTCAAGTATAGAAGCAGCTTGtactgcaggagaaaaaaaagaaaaaaagaggtgcaTTATTCATAAAAAATCTAAAGTCAGACCAATAATCTCAAATGAGTGACCGATTCCTAAAGCTCCTACCTCTTTTGCTGTGTGGTTGCCCAGCACTGCTGCTCCCAGCTTTCCCTGCTTTGCATACTGTCCGTTAATACTGCATGAGACAaaacagcaggagaggagagagtctCACTTGACCTTATAATGAGGTGATTTCAATGTTCATGACTTGCAGTTTTAGGTTTTTATGATTCCTATAAATGTTTCTCGGGAGTCACTAGTAAAACTCGCAATCACACCTTATGGTTAATAGGCTGGAAGTAATTCTCAGCGTGCAATTCAAGCGACATTAAaagatttttcaaatatattattaaaagcAGGGATTTACTATCTGAAGGCTTGGACTGCCGTGGCAATGATCACTGAAGAAGCTCCAGGTGATGCAGCAGTTTTCTGGGTAGCTGGAGCtgtaaacagacaaaaaaaaagacaattcagAATCTACATCACAGCACAACTTTACCCTCATCATCCTGTCCTCAACGCTCTCACCTGGATTCGGGCTCTTTCTGGGCTGCTTCGGCGCCGTGTACTGGAAGGACTCATTCCCCTGGCTGACTTCTTGGTCCAGTCCGAACAGGGAGGCCAGCTTGGCCCTGCGaagaaaaaacagtgtaaaGATCATCTAGATAGACTCATGTTTGCCCTGAAATGTACAATCTACCGTATAATCGGCTACGGTTCGTTCCACACTGCGGTTAACCAcactgagtgaaatatctcagccGAGGACAAAGCTGCTCATACAAGTCTTTCATCTTCATTTGGGGGATTTTAGGAGTTACTGTAGTTTAATCCACATGAATGTTTAAAAGTCAAGTACACAATGGGCTACATTATGTTCATTCTATCTGCATAAACTCGctaaaaaaaaggtcaaaagcGACAATTTGTTATTGgtttcattatcaattcatctggCGTTTTTtattagagcccgaccgatattggatttttggggccgatgctaATACCGATATTAGGaagtaaaaaaatgaatgtggttatcaaacacttgtgaaaGAGTTTttgtaatggaggcatgatatttaacagtttaactgTAAACTTATAAAATGATGGCACGTAATTGTGGCGTCCCTGGTTGGAATCCAGTCAGGGATCTAcgctgcaggtcattcctctctctcttcctgtttcctgtcggcctcacTGCCAgctactgtataaataaaggcaaaaaagccccaaataaatcttttttttaaatttttatcacTGAATGATTTAATCTAAAATTTCAGACAGTGGTTAAAAAATTTAAGAACATCATAATTTCtaattttggttttttttgttcaaccAAAAGTCCAAAACTAAGTGAACTTAACTTACAGTTCACTTTGTAGCTTGTTCTGGTTATTTCTTCCATATCTCATGGTCTTCTTCAGAGGATTTTGCTCAGTTGCCATGGAGTACATTTaaattgtatatagtatttttattttgttttttatcacttttaaagGATACTGTTGtatcaattttgaatttccacCTAGGCGGAGCAATAAAGTTACCCTTACCCTACTTCCTACCTATGACACTGGagcaaacataaaacatgaaaaaaaaaatcattcttaacaaagtcaaacttactagctttttttgtcagattcaaccacatctcacagTCTCGCTCTGTGAATGAGCTTTGCTCTGTTGTCAAGCAGCTacataacaacaacacagtTACGTAGCACATTCTCTCAAACCTGAACtactgaggaagaccatgagatgcgGTCGAAAGCTACAAAACCAGTTTCAAAAGGTCCAGCGTGAACGTTCGCGcttccttttttatatataaaccGAAAAAAGCTCAAATCCTGAAAGAAACTGGAACCATAAAACACCTGAGAACTCTGCTTGATAAACAGTTATTACATTGTTAGGGGTCAATTTCCTATCTGTCAATCGATGCTGAGACAAATAACTGATTACTAACAATTGATTATAACTCCTCCATCAACTTCCTCTATCATAGGCAAGTCTCATCATGTCCAACGACCAGCGTCAAACCCGTGAGAATAAGTCGACACAGCTCCGAGACTATTTTTCTATCCAGTCGAATC harbors:
- the fkbp15b gene encoding FK506-binding protein 15; the encoded protein is MFAGDDEDGDFLSPSGGAKLASLFGLDQEVSQGNESFQYTAPKQPRKSPNPAPATQKTAASPGASSVIIATAVQAFRYINGQYAKQGKLGAAVLGNHTAKEYKLLLYLSQQKQVTAAKIQAGFAFTVQLNNYCTFYDDQRQNWSLMFESEKASADFCKEVCLAKANSASSLDTAVFQDVTIGEGQAVENGDSLEVVYTGWLLQNQTFGQVFDSNQNKDKLLRLKLGAGKVIKGWEEGMLGMKKAGRRLIIIPPNLAYGSKGIPDRIPANSTLIFEAELRRVKFSKESGSDRASARDSAASSLAPSPAPSVENLAPEAPVQPAASGPGRPGEPPLRAKSNSLSEQLANPDATKAKLISRMAKMGQPMLPFLAGATSQPESSDSELEDTSGVRAKERPAAPSPVQISTAAPGSAHVPPAVHPHPHTAQPSALIPVMTTVAPQPGLPGNTHAFQPYSYTQSSAAPTQLQPVGQVYPAQTVPYMGSSDVTSFLMTEARQHNTEIRLCVGKVADKVDHLASKIDDLQRQGSVSMGVPNMSMETSMIMHNIQRIIQENECLKKEVFEKSSRIEEQNRKIGELINQNQSYMEQSNLLLEQRNDSLKSSSEQNQARLLQAEQDKGRLTEDLASATSRLSQLQLEALAQQQKAAELQTTLNSALQDSESHCQRIAALETQLEELKEAAERAQAQYRSEKQKRKEMELRVNNMEEELQDLKTDKESLERTLSERKKKWQAERQQRDEEVEELRRNNQQELDNLRVQLRKARTSTDNAASEQLSQLQAELEEEWKGKCEQALASAKEQHSREVAELTEQRDALQEKLTQLQEKFTVMKQSRDSEDQSLLQQRGQTEELQALQEKYSALEQQGAAVREKLERRVAEVEKKLTEQEDSGDTAAEVKRVMNGVFHSLRGEFDLSESYSGQAVLGVIVSTIKNVTLQLLTGTERSSLRPSKKDESAEEEEEAGSDDVQQKEERAPQNAHVNGERGGREEEKEEEREVESKSHQLSEAQETAAETAAETAAATAVEETETVADLETQNQSEASQATDLVSSTESKPQEAPVTEVSEVQQEQEEQSVSETSAENKDSNETVASDNEAHVISSAEVRQEAESEANKVDRESVNDGENQEETNITSKKPFGPPANPPPPPNAPESKPGENTSLTGGMSEENGEEPFFQSTAPTKPPAPPSEEEEEDELSLKGRPPPAPLFGDEEEEEDLDWLN